A single Altererythrobacter sp. BO-6 DNA region contains:
- the dcd gene encoding dCTP deaminase translates to MAILSDKWIRDKATNEGMIEPFVEAQRREGCISYGLSSYGYDARVADEFKIFTNVDSAVVDPKDFAANSFVDRKTDVCVIPPNSFALARTVEYFRVPEDVLVICLGKSTYARCGIIVNVTPLEPGWEGHVTLEFSNTTPLPAKIYANEGACQFLFLQGNERCETSYRDRAGKYMGQRGVTLPRL, encoded by the coding sequence ATGGCGATTCTTTCCGACAAGTGGATCCGCGACAAGGCGACGAACGAAGGCATGATCGAGCCCTTCGTCGAAGCCCAGCGGCGCGAAGGCTGCATCAGCTACGGGCTCAGCTCCTACGGCTATGACGCGCGGGTGGCAGACGAGTTCAAGATCTTCACCAATGTCGACAGCGCGGTGGTGGACCCGAAGGATTTCGCCGCCAACAGCTTCGTCGACCGCAAGACCGACGTCTGCGTAATCCCGCCCAACAGTTTTGCGCTCGCCCGCACAGTCGAATATTTCCGAGTGCCGGAAGACGTGCTGGTGATCTGCCTGGGCAAGAGCACCTATGCCCGCTGCGGCATCATCGTGAACGTCACCCCGCTGGAGCCGGGCTGGGAAGGCCATGTGACGCTGGAGTTTTCGAACACCACGCCGCTGCCCGCAAAGATCTACGCCAATGAAGGCGCGTGCCAGTTCCTGTTCCTGCAAGGCAACGAGCGCTGCGAGACGAGCTATCGCGACCGTGCCGGCAAATATATGGGCCAGCGCGGGGTGACGCTGCCGCGGTTGTAG
- a CDS encoding S41 family peptidase, which yields MFKIAMLAIGLGCFSSIASAQDYNETFEALDQTVRTQFYDPHFGGRDWAAISARYRKAMVEAKSDAEFQRLGQEMLKELGVSHVGLQRIGKSAPTMGLAVLTDILDGAHVVVDIDPASGARAAGLRIGDRILDPAAIRGPREQPALLDVERCDGTRTTLSVPRESAYWPPRERTISWSVLRRGDGRSVGYLRADRFGDDAAELIDEAMESLGKTDGLLIDVRNNSGGNASALRLLAYFGKPGPGVALLSRPFLEKLDGPVQEKDLTDIYRVTGAYTTEAIFDAVRQGNGATMLMIEDIGERCFDKPVVILIGPETGSAAEGFAWGAKEQTAAVLIGRPTAGVLLSSERFDLPGGWRVTLPVHGNWGPDGRDYGDQSVPPAIEVTHTREAICRGEDVDLAAAVVALEDLWRRP from the coding sequence ATGTTCAAAATTGCGATGCTCGCAATCGGGTTAGGTTGCTTCAGCTCGATTGCATCGGCTCAAGATTACAACGAAACCTTCGAAGCTCTGGATCAAACGGTCAGGACACAGTTCTACGATCCGCATTTCGGCGGACGGGATTGGGCAGCAATCAGCGCGCGTTATCGCAAGGCGATGGTCGAAGCGAAGTCCGATGCCGAGTTTCAACGCCTCGGCCAGGAGATGCTGAAAGAGCTCGGGGTATCGCATGTCGGTCTTCAACGGATCGGCAAGAGTGCGCCCACAATGGGCCTCGCTGTGCTGACCGATATCCTGGACGGTGCCCACGTGGTGGTCGACATCGACCCTGCATCGGGTGCGCGTGCGGCAGGCTTGCGGATCGGCGATCGTATTCTCGATCCCGCAGCCATTCGCGGCCCGCGCGAGCAGCCGGCACTCCTCGATGTCGAACGCTGCGATGGAACTCGCACCACATTGTCGGTGCCGCGAGAATCGGCCTATTGGCCACCGCGCGAGCGGACGATTTCCTGGAGCGTTCTGCGGCGGGGCGATGGCCGATCGGTCGGCTATCTGCGCGCCGACCGGTTCGGCGACGATGCAGCCGAACTGATCGACGAAGCCATGGAAAGTCTGGGCAAGACCGACGGGTTGCTGATCGATGTCCGTAACAACAGCGGCGGAAACGCGTCGGCGCTTCGCCTGCTTGCCTATTTCGGCAAGCCCGGCCCAGGCGTTGCCTTGTTGTCCCGTCCGTTCCTCGAAAAGCTGGATGGACCGGTTCAGGAAAAGGACCTCACAGACATTTACCGCGTCACCGGTGCCTACACCACCGAAGCGATTTTCGATGCCGTGCGCCAGGGAAACGGCGCCACCATGCTGATGATCGAGGACATCGGCGAGCGCTGCTTCGACAAGCCGGTCGTTATCCTGATCGGCCCTGAAACGGGAAGCGCGGCTGAAGGTTTTGCCTGGGGTGCGAAGGAACAGACCGCAGCCGTATTGATTGGCAGACCGACCGCCGGCGTCCTGCTGAGCTCGGAAAGGTTCGATCTTCCAGGCGGATGGCGGGTCACACTCCCCGTCCATGGAAACTGGGGACCGGACGGCCGCGATTATGGCGATCAATCTGTCCCGCCTGCAATCGAAGTCACTCACACGCGGGAAGCGATCTGTCGCGGTGAAGATGTCGATCTTGCCGCCGCCGTCGTTGCCCTAGAGGACCTTTGGCGGCGCCCGTAG
- a CDS encoding saccharopine dehydrogenase NADP-binding domain-containing protein: MPSDNREFDIIVYGATGYTGRLVAEYLDQHYGGRADGPKWAMAGRSLDKLEQVRDAIGAPDTTPLVVADADDPASLEAMCRRTRVVITTVGPYQLYGDGLVAACVKTGTDYADLCGEPVWMRQKIDEHMEAAKASGAHICFSSGFDSIPFDLGVLMAQKEAVKRFGKPAPRIKGRVRAMAGGASGGTVASLTETMKAVAKNPRLISILRSSFGLTPGFEGPDQPSGMIPGYEEKFGKWAAPFVMAPINTKNVHRTNFLLGHPWGEDFRYDEMVLTSPGEAGKKMAEGAVEMMKNPFGMKPPKPGEGPTKEERENGFYDIAFLAEMPDGQSLLYGVKGRYDPGYGSTSRMIAETGIALLSCDKPGGIGTPGYFLGEALVDRLQEHAELTFAVEE, encoded by the coding sequence ATGCCCAGCGACAATCGCGAATTCGACATCATCGTCTATGGCGCCACCGGCTACACCGGGCGGCTCGTCGCCGAATATCTGGACCAGCACTATGGCGGCCGTGCGGACGGTCCCAAATGGGCGATGGCGGGCCGCAGCCTCGACAAGCTGGAGCAGGTGCGCGACGCGATCGGTGCGCCCGACACCACCCCGCTGGTGGTGGCTGATGCCGACGATCCGGCCAGCCTTGAGGCGATGTGCCGCCGCACCCGCGTGGTGATCACCACGGTCGGCCCGTACCAGCTTTATGGCGACGGTCTGGTCGCGGCCTGCGTCAAGACCGGCACCGACTATGCCGATCTGTGCGGCGAGCCGGTGTGGATGCGCCAGAAGATCGACGAGCATATGGAAGCGGCCAAGGCGAGCGGCGCGCATATCTGCTTTTCCTCCGGTTTCGATTCGATCCCGTTCGACCTCGGCGTGCTGATGGCGCAGAAGGAAGCGGTGAAGCGCTTCGGCAAACCCGCGCCGCGCATCAAGGGCCGCGTGCGCGCGATGGCGGGCGGCGCATCGGGCGGCACCGTCGCCAGCCTGACCGAAACGATGAAGGCGGTGGCGAAGAACCCGCGGCTGATTTCGATCCTGCGTTCAAGCTTCGGCCTCACCCCCGGCTTCGAAGGGCCGGACCAGCCATCGGGCATGATCCCCGGCTATGAAGAGAAGTTCGGCAAATGGGCCGCGCCCTTCGTGATGGCGCCGATCAACACCAAGAACGTCCACCGCACCAATTTCCTGCTTGGCCACCCATGGGGCGAGGATTTCAGATATGACGAGATGGTGCTGACCAGCCCGGGCGAAGCGGGCAAGAAGATGGCCGAAGGCGCGGTCGAAATGATGAAGAACCCGTTCGGCATGAAGCCGCCCAAGCCGGGCGAAGGCCCGACCAAGGAAGAGCGCGAGAACGGCTTTTACGATATCGCCTTCCTGGCCGAGATGCCCGATGGCCAGTCGCTGCTCTACGGGGTCAAGGGCAGATACGATCCGGGCTATGGCTCGACCAGCCGGATGATCGCCGAAACCGGCATCGCGCTCTTGTCATGCGACAAGCCCGGCGGGATCGGGACGCCGGGCTATTTCCTGGGCGAAGCGCTGGTTGACCGGCTGCAAGAGCATGCCGAGCTGACCTTTGCGGTGGAGGAGTGA
- a CDS encoding TonB-dependent receptor, with product MSRSQALGVARNFDTLSGAVGFIWESDEALRAGVNFSRAERAPSAEELFSDGPHIATQAYEIGDADLSSERALGVEGFVRGRIGKAQLSFAVFQNWFDDYIYLTETGEEEDELPVFVYLQDDAKYFGIEGEFSYPVFDNGYVTLMADVRGDYIRASLDDGSPIPRIPPLSLLGALEAQTSQFDVRGEVQWFAKQDRVETFETPTSAFTLVNLSVSWRPLRDNDGVSLLVGADNIFDVTGRRHASFTKDFVPLAGRNLKASLRFSF from the coding sequence ATGTCGAGATCGCAGGCGCTGGGCGTGGCGCGCAATTTCGACACGCTGTCCGGCGCGGTTGGCTTCATCTGGGAAAGCGACGAAGCGCTGCGCGCGGGCGTCAATTTCTCGCGCGCCGAACGTGCGCCGAGCGCCGAAGAGCTGTTTTCCGACGGGCCGCATATCGCCACCCAGGCTTACGAGATCGGCGATGCCGACCTTTCCAGCGAACGCGCGCTGGGGGTCGAAGGCTTTGTGCGCGGCAGGATCGGCAAGGCGCAGCTGAGCTTTGCGGTGTTCCAGAACTGGTTCGACGATTACATCTACCTGACCGAGACGGGTGAGGAAGAGGACGAGCTGCCGGTGTTCGTCTACCTGCAGGACGATGCCAAATATTTCGGGATCGAAGGCGAATTCAGCTATCCGGTGTTCGACAATGGCTATGTCACGCTGATGGCCGATGTGCGCGGCGACTATATCCGCGCCTCGCTCGACGATGGCTCGCCGATTCCGCGGATCCCGCCGCTCAGCCTGCTGGGCGCGCTCGAAGCGCAAACCTCGCAATTCGACGTGCGCGGCGAAGTGCAATGGTTTGCCAAGCAGGACCGGGTCGAGACTTTCGAAACGCCAACCTCAGCCTTCACGCTGGTCAATCTCTCGGTCAGCTGGCGCCCGCTGCGCGACAATGACGGGGTCAGCCTGCTGGTGGGCGCGGATAACATCTTTGACGTTACCGGCCGCCGCCATGCCAGCTTTACGAAGGATTTCGTGCCGCTGGCGGGACGCAACCTCAAGGCAAGCCTTCGCTTCAGCTTCTGA
- a CDS encoding TonB-dependent receptor plug domain-containing protein: MTSLPIRQFPIPALRHAMTSALALGIASAPAVAADEGQRQDEAAPASERVVDDVHDPRIDYQGNIIVTAAGLEQLDILAGTSVFDIEDVQQNLAGQIGEVLVKLPGVSATSFSPGASRPVLRGFQGERVRVLTDGLGTIDVSNTSVDHATTIDPLTAERIEVLRGPAVMLYGSQAIGGAVNVIDKRIPRRVPDEPVHLDGLLSWNSAYDLREGGASVDLPLSDRFVVHFDGTWRETNDLEIAGYQVSPLLRAELLEEAEEEAEEGELEEAEELREAAEQRGILPNSATRTWTANAGFAFIDGENMLGAAIGWYDTRYGVPTRPGAGHHHGEEGEEEGEEEGEELVSIDLKQFPRRHARPAGVGPGGVFEADHPAGL, translated from the coding sequence GTGACTTCACTTCCTATCCGTCAGTTCCCGATTCCCGCTTTGCGCCATGCCATGACCAGTGCGCTTGCCCTGGGCATTGCCTCCGCCCCAGCCGTCGCCGCCGACGAGGGGCAGCGGCAGGACGAGGCCGCCCCGGCTTCCGAGCGCGTGGTCGATGACGTGCATGACCCGCGGATCGATTACCAGGGCAATATCATCGTCACCGCCGCCGGGCTGGAACAGCTCGATATCCTGGCCGGTACCTCGGTGTTCGACATCGAGGATGTGCAACAAAACCTCGCCGGGCAGATCGGCGAAGTGCTGGTCAAGCTGCCAGGCGTGTCCGCCACCAGCTTCTCGCCCGGCGCCTCGCGGCCGGTCTTGCGCGGCTTCCAGGGCGAGCGCGTGCGCGTGCTGACCGATGGCCTCGGCACGATCGACGTCTCCAACACCTCGGTCGACCATGCCACCACGATCGACCCGCTCACGGCAGAGCGGATCGAGGTGCTGCGCGGCCCGGCGGTAATGCTCTATGGCAGCCAGGCGATCGGCGGCGCGGTCAATGTGATCGACAAGCGCATCCCGCGCCGCGTGCCGGATGAGCCGGTGCATCTTGATGGCCTGCTCTCGTGGAATTCGGCCTATGACCTGCGCGAAGGCGGGGCCTCGGTCGATTTGCCGCTGAGCGACCGCTTCGTGGTGCATTTTGACGGCACCTGGCGCGAGACAAATGACCTGGAGATCGCCGGATACCAGGTCTCGCCGCTGCTGCGCGCCGAATTGCTCGAAGAAGCTGAAGAGGAAGCCGAGGAAGGCGAGCTCGAGGAAGCGGAAGAATTGCGCGAAGCCGCCGAACAACGCGGGATCCTGCCCAACAGTGCAACACGTACCTGGACCGCCAACGCAGGCTTTGCCTTTATCGATGGGGAGAACATGCTGGGCGCTGCGATCGGCTGGTACGACACCCGCTACGGCGTGCCGACCCGGCCCGGTGCGGGCCATCACCACGGCGAAGAGGGGGAGGAAGAAGGCGAAGAGGAGGGTGAAGAGCTCGTCTCGATCGACCTCAAGCAATTCCCGCGCCGACATGCGCGGCCAGCTGGCGTTGGGCCAGGGGGTGTTTTCGAAGCTGATCACCCGGCTGGGCTATAG
- a CDS encoding LON peptidase substrate-binding domain-containing protein, with protein sequence MSTRLSIFPLPGVILFPGLQLPLHIFEPRYRALVGDALVRDRRIGMIQPQRPVEGAPLYSVGCVGRIGEIEAMEDGRYNLVLEGEARFRIIRELDVTTAFRQVEAELIEEDEEAVLSAVERASFEREARRFADNQGYSVDWASVERLDDESLINGVSQIAPFDPASKQALLEAPDLPARCELLVQLMYFYGRSDGNDDRVTLQ encoded by the coding sequence GTGAGCACGCGCCTCTCGATCTTTCCGCTGCCCGGCGTGATCCTGTTTCCGGGCCTGCAGCTGCCGCTGCACATCTTCGAGCCGCGTTACCGCGCGCTGGTGGGCGATGCGCTGGTGCGCGATCGCCGCATTGGCATGATCCAGCCGCAGCGCCCGGTCGAAGGTGCGCCGCTCTATTCGGTCGGCTGCGTCGGACGGATCGGCGAGATCGAAGCGATGGAAGACGGGCGCTACAACCTCGTGCTCGAAGGCGAAGCGCGGTTTCGCATCATCCGCGAGCTCGACGTCACGACGGCGTTCCGCCAGGTCGAGGCCGAACTGATCGAGGAAGACGAGGAAGCGGTGCTTTCCGCAGTCGAGCGCGCCAGTTTCGAACGCGAGGCGCGCCGCTTTGCCGATAACCAGGGTTACAGCGTGGACTGGGCCTCGGTCGAGCGGCTCGACGACGAATCGCTGATCAATGGCGTGTCACAGATTGCGCCGTTCGATCCGGCGTCGAAACAGGCCTTGCTCGAGGCACCCGACCTGCCCGCCCGCTGCGAACTGCTGGTCCAGCTGATGTACTTCTATGGCCGCAGCGACGGCAATGATGACCGGGTGACCCTGCAATAG
- a CDS encoding helix-turn-helix transcriptional regulator — MEIIGKIYEALDDDEAFETLPSIVAEAVGSRSCTFQLFSKDSVLEGMWHHYFQVEMDQFYRENGLHVHDLWAKTMLQAGVGRANLHSEFLDTAEFCKSFFYNEFIRRFGDDSAHCLGFGSETPDGGLVVMGLHRARSDQDFTEEERSKLEFLRPHITRVAILRKRLAEAAGNAVGALAAVDCLEDAYLMLAPDRRISFANAAAEALLREQKLMRASDGKLYVCRTQDDDRLSRALDDANLNELSGKLSFLARDSNSAVWRFTLAPKAFDGETMVLLWIDRCQPALAAPEAMKQIYGLTPAELPILMAVSQGHSAGEISDQHGISIATVRSHIQHIYQKTGVNKATQLAQLVASLPRVR; from the coding sequence ATGGAAATTATTGGCAAGATCTACGAGGCGCTCGATGATGACGAGGCGTTTGAAACGCTCCCTTCCATTGTTGCTGAAGCTGTTGGATCTCGTTCCTGTACCTTTCAGCTTTTTTCGAAAGACTCCGTTCTCGAAGGGATGTGGCACCACTACTTCCAAGTGGAGATGGACCAATTCTATCGTGAAAATGGCCTACATGTTCACGACTTGTGGGCGAAGACCATGCTACAAGCGGGTGTCGGCAGGGCAAACTTGCACTCGGAATTTTTAGACACTGCCGAATTCTGTAAGTCGTTTTTTTATAATGAGTTCATACGCCGGTTCGGAGATGACTCAGCACATTGTCTCGGCTTCGGTTCAGAGACACCTGACGGCGGTCTGGTAGTTATGGGATTGCATCGCGCTAGATCCGATCAGGATTTTACAGAAGAAGAGCGCTCAAAGCTGGAGTTCCTTCGCCCCCATATTACCCGTGTAGCTATTCTTCGTAAAAGACTTGCTGAAGCAGCGGGCAACGCTGTTGGAGCCCTTGCTGCAGTCGATTGCCTGGAAGATGCATATCTAATGCTTGCGCCCGATCGGCGCATTTCCTTTGCAAACGCAGCTGCTGAAGCACTTTTGCGAGAGCAAAAGCTGATGAGGGCATCCGATGGAAAGCTCTATGTTTGCCGAACCCAAGACGACGATAGACTTTCACGAGCATTAGACGATGCCAACCTTAATGAGCTGTCGGGCAAATTATCGTTTCTTGCACGAGACTCGAATAGCGCCGTTTGGCGCTTTACGCTGGCGCCAAAGGCGTTCGATGGCGAGACCATGGTTCTCTTGTGGATCGACCGATGCCAGCCAGCCCTTGCTGCGCCTGAGGCCATGAAACAGATTTACGGGCTTACACCAGCCGAGCTTCCGATTCTGATGGCGGTGAGCCAGGGTCATTCAGCCGGCGAAATTTCCGACCAACATGGGATTTCGATTGCGACCGTGCGCTCGCACATCCAGCACATCTACCAAAAGACTGGGGTCAACAAGGCAACCCAGTTGGCACAGTTGGTCGCGAGTCTGCCTAGGGTCAGATGA
- a CDS encoding YggT family protein gives MQALYAIYEIISLLTNVLVMLIIVQFVIGLLFAFNVVNTSNDFLMAFYNSINRLLEPVLRPIRNLMPQTGAIDFSPLVLIIVLQIVLIVLSSVIRAA, from the coding sequence ATGCAGGCTCTTTACGCGATCTACGAAATCATCTCGCTGCTCACCAATGTGCTGGTGATGCTGATCATCGTGCAGTTCGTGATCGGACTGCTGTTCGCCTTCAACGTCGTCAATACCTCGAACGACTTCCTGATGGCCTTTTACAATTCGATCAATCGCCTGCTCGAGCCGGTGCTGCGGCCGATCCGCAATCTGATGCCGCAAACGGGCGCGATCGATTTCTCGCCACTGGTGCTGATCATCGTGCTGCAGATCGTGCTGATCGTGCTGAGCAGCGTCATCCGGGCGGCCTGA
- the argB gene encoding acetylglutamate kinase has protein sequence MSASSDPNMLAKAEVLIEALPYFQRYAGRTFVVKYGGHAMGDPEAARDFAEDIVLLKAVGINPVVVHGGGPQIGEMLKKLGVESTFVDGLRVTDKATAEVAEMVLSGAINKQLVGWIAGAGGKAIGISGKDGGLVTARKVSRTTRDPDSNIEQAVDLGFVGEPETVDTAIIDTAVAAGMIPIIAPIGAGADGHTYNINADTMAGAIAAALGAARLFLLTDVTGVLDKQGQLMTDLTPADIARLREDGTISGGMIPKLETCVKAVESGCEAAVVLDGRVPHAMLLEFFTARGAGTLVRA, from the coding sequence ATGAGCGCAAGCAGCGATCCGAACATGCTGGCAAAGGCTGAAGTGCTGATTGAGGCGCTGCCCTATTTCCAGCGCTATGCCGGGCGCACCTTCGTGGTGAAATATGGCGGCCATGCCATGGGCGACCCGGAGGCGGCGCGCGACTTCGCGGAGGATATCGTCCTGCTGAAGGCGGTCGGCATCAACCCGGTGGTGGTGCATGGCGGCGGGCCGCAGATCGGCGAGATGCTGAAGAAGCTGGGCGTCGAAAGCACCTTTGTCGACGGGCTGCGCGTGACCGACAAGGCGACTGCGGAAGTCGCGGAAATGGTGCTGTCGGGCGCGATCAACAAGCAGCTGGTCGGCTGGATCGCCGGCGCGGGCGGCAAGGCAATCGGCATTTCGGGCAAGGACGGCGGGCTGGTGACAGCGCGCAAGGTCAGCCGCACCACGCGCGATCCGGACAGCAATATCGAACAGGCGGTGGACCTGGGTTTCGTGGGCGAGCCGGAGACGGTCGACACCGCGATCATCGATACGGCAGTGGCTGCGGGCATGATCCCGATTATCGCCCCGATCGGCGCGGGCGCGGACGGGCATACCTACAACATCAATGCCGATACCATGGCTGGCGCGATCGCGGCGGCGCTGGGCGCGGCGCGGCTGTTCCTGCTGACCGATGTCACTGGCGTGCTCGACAAGCAGGGGCAGCTGATGACGGACCTCACCCCGGCGGATATCGCCCGGCTGCGTGAAGACGGCACGATTTCGGGCGGGATGATCCCCAAGCTCGAAACCTGCGTGAAGGCGGTGGAATCCGGCTGCGAGGCGGCAGTGGTGCTCGATGGACGGGTGCCGCATGCGATGCTGCTCGAATTCTTCACAGCGCGCGGCGCGGGAACGCTGGTGCGGGCCTGA
- a CDS encoding DUF465 domain-containing protein produces the protein MSQHTPNELTEIFRRDRDLLTRMKVDDRHFANLAERYHEINRTLHRNEAEIEALSDAHAEELKKQRLAMLDEITALLNKAKQSAG, from the coding sequence ATGTCCCAGCATACACCCAACGAACTGACTGAAATCTTCAGGCGCGATCGCGACCTGCTCACCCGCATGAAGGTGGATGACCGGCACTTTGCCAACCTGGCCGAGCGCTATCACGAGATCAACCGCACGCTCCACCGCAACGAAGCCGAAATCGAAGCGCTGAGCGACGCCCATGCCGAGGAGCTGAAGAAGCAGCGGCTGGCGATGCTCGACGAGATTACCGCGCTGCTCAACAAGGCGAAGCAAAGCGCGGGTTGA
- a CDS encoding ribonucleotide-diphosphate reductase subunit beta — protein MSLLEARKTYKPFEYPWAYEFWKRQQQIHWMPEEVPLGEDCRDWAQKITEHERNLLTQIFRFFTQADVEVQDCYHDKYGRVFKPTEIKMMLTAFSNMETVHIAAYSHLLDTIGMPESEYSAFLEYEEMKDKHDYLQIFGVDTDEDIARTLAAFGGFTEGMQLFASFAMLMNFPRFNKMKGMGQIVSWSVRDESLHCEGIVRLFHEFVRERDCYTKAVKEDIIDICQKSVRLEDNFIDLAFEMGPVSGMTAKEIKKYIRYIADWRLGQLGLQPIYMIDDHPLPWLAPLLNGVEHANFFETRATEYSKAATRGNWNDVWASFDKRQKAKAANEAGALEDDGPGLFGDAGAEGVQAAE, from the coding sequence ATGTCGTTGCTCGAAGCTCGTAAGACCTACAAGCCCTTTGAATATCCGTGGGCTTACGAGTTCTGGAAACGCCAGCAGCAGATCCACTGGATGCCCGAGGAGGTTCCTCTGGGCGAGGATTGCCGCGACTGGGCCCAGAAAATCACCGAGCATGAGCGCAATCTGCTGACGCAAATCTTCCGCTTCTTCACCCAGGCGGACGTGGAAGTGCAGGATTGCTATCACGACAAATACGGCCGCGTGTTCAAGCCGACCGAGATCAAGATGATGCTGACCGCGTTCAGCAATATGGAAACGGTCCACATCGCGGCCTATTCGCACCTGCTCGACACGATCGGCATGCCCGAAAGCGAATATTCCGCCTTCCTCGAATATGAGGAAATGAAGGACAAGCACGATTACCTGCAGATCTTCGGCGTCGACACGGACGAAGATATCGCCCGCACGCTGGCGGCCTTCGGCGGCTTCACCGAAGGGATGCAGCTGTTCGCCAGCTTCGCCATGCTGATGAACTTCCCGCGCTTCAACAAGATGAAGGGCATGGGCCAGATCGTCAGCTGGTCGGTCCGCGATGAAAGCCTGCACTGCGAGGGGATCGTGCGGCTGTTCCACGAATTCGTGCGCGAGCGCGATTGCTACACCAAGGCGGTGAAGGAAGACATCATCGACATCTGCCAGAAGTCGGTGCGGCTGGAAGACAATTTCATCGATCTCGCCTTCGAGATGGGGCCGGTTTCCGGCATGACCGCGAAGGAAATCAAGAAGTATATCCGCTATATCGCCGACTGGCGCCTCGGCCAGCTGGGCCTGCAGCCGATCTACATGATCGACGATCACCCGCTGCCCTGGCTTGCCCCGCTGCTCAACGGGGTGGAGCACGCCAACTTCTTCGAAACCCGCGCGACCGAATATTCGAAGGCGGCGACCCGCGGCAACTGGAACGACGTGTGGGCGAGCTTCGACAAGCGCCAGAAGGCGAAAGCCGCGAACGAAGCCGGCGCGCTGGAAGACGACGGCCCGGGCCTGTTCGGCGATGCTGGTGCGGAGGGCGTGCAGGCGGCGGAGTAG
- a CDS encoding GNAT family N-acetyltransferase produces MIEIDQARAEDWPAIARFVARCHGAEAPFKGEARWRWQLEEAPGAIADAARPPSWIARAGDGEVVGQISLQPGRVWLDGEPVEIGWIVDVMVDPLHRGNGLGHRLYRAILDAGHITVTLTMAPATRRIAQRAGCVELPPVAQLLRVQRLSGTTLRRWARHSAAQGGRGRWIAPPLIAPVAALAAGAATLAARVVQGNSPDCTEAREVREIERADPEDVERLGRRLQHAGLAHGERSAKFWRWRFEQAPDLAYCVARYPSDGAARALIAWRKPLPEELPVGTIAAVLADPADGDAQRIVLAHALAAMERLEAVVAGAAPGAQFDNYRAAGFLPVKWHRPTVSAHDVRLLARFARAREWHLDKADHDWDQVHPR; encoded by the coding sequence GTGATCGAGATCGACCAAGCCAGGGCGGAAGATTGGCCGGCGATCGCGCGCTTCGTCGCGCGCTGCCATGGTGCGGAGGCGCCGTTCAAGGGCGAGGCGCGCTGGCGCTGGCAGTTGGAAGAGGCGCCGGGTGCGATCGCCGATGCCGCCCGCCCGCCAAGCTGGATCGCGCGCGCTGGCGATGGCGAGGTGGTGGGCCAGATCTCGCTCCAGCCGGGACGGGTGTGGCTCGATGGCGAGCCGGTCGAGATCGGCTGGATCGTCGATGTGATGGTCGATCCGCTCCATCGCGGCAACGGGCTGGGCCACCGCCTTTACCGCGCTATCCTCGATGCCGGCCATATCACCGTGACGCTGACCATGGCCCCGGCCACGCGCAGGATCGCGCAGCGAGCGGGTTGCGTCGAGCTACCCCCGGTGGCGCAGCTGCTGCGGGTGCAGCGGCTTTCAGGCACCACGCTGCGCCGCTGGGCGCGCCATTCGGCCGCGCAGGGCGGGCGCGGGCGCTGGATCGCCCCACCCCTGATCGCGCCGGTCGCCGCGCTTGCGGCGGGCGCGGCAACATTGGCGGCCCGGGTGGTGCAGGGCAACAGCCCCGATTGCACCGAAGCGCGTGAGGTACGGGAAATCGAGCGCGCCGACCCGGAGGATGTTGAGCGGCTGGGACGGCGGTTGCAGCATGCGGGCCTGGCACATGGCGAACGTTCGGCCAAATTCTGGCGCTGGCGGTTCGAGCAGGCGCCCGACCTTGCTTATTGTGTAGCGCGCTATCCGTCTGACGGTGCGGCACGCGCGCTTATAGCCTGGCGCAAGCCATTGCCCGAAGAATTGCCGGTAGGAACAATCGCGGCGGTGTTGGCCGACCCGGCAGACGGCGACGCACAGCGCATCGTGCTGGCGCATGCGCTGGCTGCGATGGAGCGGCTTGAAGCGGTAGTAGCGGGCGCGGCGCCGGGCGCGCAGTTCGACAACTATCGTGCTGCCGGCTTCCTGCCGGTCAAGTGGCACCGCCCGACCGTTTCCGCGCATGATGTGCGTTTGCTGGCTCGCTTCGCGCGCGCGCGCGAATGGCACCTGGACAAGGCCGATCACGATTGGGACCAGGTGCATCCACGCTAG